One genomic window of Ammospiza nelsoni isolate bAmmNel1 chromosome 4, bAmmNel1.pri, whole genome shotgun sequence includes the following:
- the CCNA2 gene encoding cyclin-A2: MLEQENQENVPPPAAGKAAAPPPAAGTRVALGLLRGAQQRAGIPLQAARGGCEGHGAAAGLQQHHHQPFSIHVDEPDGEREPRRQRGVPAGQKEEAALGLRAAVCALGERRPLAPLGNAMELSFDSPSIMDISITSETEEKAPNANNVPDYISEIHSYLREMEVKCKPKIGYMKKQPDITNNMRAILVDWLVEVGEEYKLQNETLHLAVNYIDRFLSSMSVLRGKLQLVGTAAMLLASKFEEIYPPEVAEFVYITDDTYTKKQVLRMEHLILKVLSFDLAAPTINQFLTQYFLHQQTDAKVESLSMYLGELSLIDADPYLKYLPSVIAAAAFHLADYTLTGQSWPESLCKVTGYTLEDIKPCLIDLHNTYLKAAQHTQQSIREKYKSTKYHGVSLIDPPDTLNLL; the protein is encoded by the exons atgctggagcaggagaacCAGGAGAACGTGCCCCCGCCGGCGGCCGGCAAAgccgcggcgccgccgcccgccgccggcaCCCGCGTGGCGCTGGGGCTGCTGCGGGGGGCGCAGCAGCGCGCCGGGATCCCGCTGCAG GCGGCGCGGGGCGGCTGCGAGGGCCAtggagcggcggcggggctgcagcagcaccaccaccagcccTTCTCCATCCATGTGGACGAGCCCGACGGGGAGCGGGAGccgcggcggcagcggggcgTCCCGGCGGGGCAGAAGGAGGAGGCGGCGCTGGGGCTGCGTGCGGCCGTGTGTGCCCTGGGAGAGCGGCGGCCCCTGGCTCCCCTGGGCAACGCCATGGAGCTGAGCTTCG ATTCTCCAAGTATTATGGATATTTCAATAACCtcagaaacagaagagaaagcaCCAAACGCTAATAACGTGCCAGACTATATCAGTGAAATCCATTCATACCTGAGGGAAATGGAG GTGAAGTGCAAGCCCAAAATAGGCTACATGAAGAAGCAACCTGATATCACAAACAACATGCGGGCTATTCTTGTGGACTGGCTGGTGGAAGTTGGAGAAGAATACAAATTACAGAACGAAACCCTGCACTTAGCTGTAAATTACATTGATAGGTTTCTTTCATCCATGTCTGTTTTGAGAGGAAAACTTCAGCTTGTGGGTACTGCAGCTATGCTGCTCGCATC AAAGTTTGAAGAGATCTACCCTCCTGAAGTAGCCGAGTTTGTCTACATCACAGATGACACCTACACCAAGAAGCAGGTCCTAAGGATGGAGCACTTAATTCTGAAGGTTTTGTCATTTGACTTGGCAGCTCCAACAATCAACCAGTTCCTCACCCAGTACTTTCTACACCAGCAGACAGATGCTAAAGTGGAGAGCCTGTCAATG TACCTGGGAGAGCTGAGTCTAATTGATGCTGATCCTTACCTGAAATACTTGCCATCAGttattgctgctgcagcatttcatCTGGCAGATTACACACTCACTGGACAAAGCTGG cctGAATCCCTGTGCAAAGTAACGGGCTACACCCTTGAAGACATCAAGCCTTGCCTCATAGACCTACACAACACCTACCTCAAagcagcccagcacacacaaCAGTCCATAAGGGAAAAGTACAAGAGTACCAA GTACCATGGAGTATCTCTCATTGACCCACCAGACACACTAAACTTATTGTAG
- the EXOSC9 gene encoding exosome complex component RRP45 isoform X1 yields MKATPLSNCERRFLLRAIQEKKRLDGRQCYDYRNIRISFGADRGCCIVELGRTRVLAQVSCELVAPKSSRPTEGVLFFNLELSPMAAPGLEPGRQSELLVSLNRLLERCLRDSKCIETESLCVVAGEKVWQIRLDMHLLNHDGNITDAASIAGIVALCHFRRPDVSVQGEEVTVYTPEERDPVPLSIHHMPICVSFAFFHQGTYLLVDPTEREERVMDGLLVIAMNKHHEICTIQSSGVVMLLPDQILRCSKITAVKVAEITELIQKALENDQKARKEGGKFGFAESIPNQRITAFKMESAAVDTNDVEEQAGEIIAKADPPSEVFASPVVHTPGTAQIGEGIESSWGDLEESEKEEAAEEEGESEAAAFECVKVETEDTSTLKETKSDEPIVVSDSEEEEVVILEPQELPRKTRTQASSKQENPSKKAFNKRRRKKRTSR; encoded by the exons ATGAAGGCGACGCCGCTCTCCAACTGCGAGCGGCGCTTCCTCCTGAGAGCCATCCAGGAGAAGAAG CGCCTGGACGGGCGGCAGTGCTACGACTACCGGAACATCCGCATCTCCTTCGGCGCCGACCGCGGCTGCTGCATCgtggagctgggcaggaccAG GGTTCTTGCCCAGGTCTCGTGTGAACTCGTTGCCCCCAAGTCCAGTCGGCCCACGGAAGGTGTGCTCTTCTTTAACCTGGAGCTGTCACCCATGGCTGCACCTGGGCTAGAGCCTGGCAG ACAATCCGAGTTACTGGTGTCACTGAACAGACTGCTGGAGCGATGCCTCAGAGACTCCAAGTGCATTGAGACTGAATCTCTCTGTGTTGTTGCTGGTGAAAAG gtttggCAAATTCGGCTGGACATGCACCTGTTAAACCATGATGGCAACATCACTGATGCTGCCAGCATAGCAGGGATTGTAGCTCTGTGCCATTTTCGCAGGCCAGATGTGTCTGTGCAAGGAGAGGAAGTAACTGTG TACACTCCTGAGGAACGTGATCCTGTCCCCTTGAGTATCCACCACATGCCCATTTGTGTCAGTTTTGCCTTCTTCCATCAAGG GACCTATTTGTTGGTGGATCCCACTGAACGTGAGGAGCGGGTGATGGATGGGCTGCTGGTAATTGCCATGAATAAACACCATGAAATTTGTACCATCCAGTCCAGTGGAGTGGTCATGCTGCTGCCAGATCAG ATTCTGAGGTGCAGTAAAATAACAGCTGTTAAGGTTGCAGAAATAACAGAACTGATTCAGAAAGCCTTGGAAAATGACCAGAAAGCCAG GAAAGAAGGCGGCAAGTTCGGCTTCGCAGAATCCATCCCCAACCAAAGGATCACTGCCTTCAAAATGGAGAGTGCTGCTGTGGACACCAACGACGTGGAAGAACAGGCTGGAGAAATCATTGCTAAAGCTGACCCTCCCTCAGAAGT TTTTGCCAGTCCAGTAGTGCacactcctggcacagcccaaatTGGGGAAGGAATAGAGAGCTCCTGGGGAGACCTTGAAGAATctgagaaggaagaagcagcagaagaggaaggtGAAAGTGAGGCAGCTGCTTTTGAATGTGTGAAGGTGGAGACTGAGGATACAAGTACACTGAAGGAAACTAAGAGTG ATGAACCCATTGTTGTGTCTGACAGCGAGGAGGAAGAAGTTGTCATTCTGGAACCACAGGAACTACCAAGGAAAACAAG AACACAGGCCAGCTCCAAACAAGAAAATCCAAGTAAGAAAGCATTTaacaaaaggagaagaaagaagagaactTCTCGTTAA
- the EXOSC9 gene encoding exosome complex component RRP45 isoform X2, whose amino-acid sequence MKATPLSNCERRFLLRAIQEKKRLDGRQCYDYRNIRISFGADRGCCIVELGRTRVLAQVSCELVAPKSSRPTEGVLFFNLELSPMAAPGLEPGRQSELLVSLNRLLERCLRDSKCIETESLCVVAGEKVWQIRLDMHLLNHDGNITDAASIAGIVALCHFRRPDVSVQGEEVTVYTPEERDPVPLSIHHMPICVSFAFFHQGTYLLVDPTEREERVMDGLLVIAMNKHHEICTIQSSGVVMLLPDQILRCSKITAVKVAEITELIQKALENDQKARKEGGKFGFAESIPNQRITAFKMESAAVDTNDVEEQAGEIIAKADPPSEVPVVHTPGTAQIGEGIESSWGDLEESEKEEAAEEEGESEAAAFECVKVETEDTSTLKETKSDEPIVVSDSEEEEVVILEPQELPRKTRTQASSKQENPSKKAFNKRRRKKRTSR is encoded by the exons ATGAAGGCGACGCCGCTCTCCAACTGCGAGCGGCGCTTCCTCCTGAGAGCCATCCAGGAGAAGAAG CGCCTGGACGGGCGGCAGTGCTACGACTACCGGAACATCCGCATCTCCTTCGGCGCCGACCGCGGCTGCTGCATCgtggagctgggcaggaccAG GGTTCTTGCCCAGGTCTCGTGTGAACTCGTTGCCCCCAAGTCCAGTCGGCCCACGGAAGGTGTGCTCTTCTTTAACCTGGAGCTGTCACCCATGGCTGCACCTGGGCTAGAGCCTGGCAG ACAATCCGAGTTACTGGTGTCACTGAACAGACTGCTGGAGCGATGCCTCAGAGACTCCAAGTGCATTGAGACTGAATCTCTCTGTGTTGTTGCTGGTGAAAAG gtttggCAAATTCGGCTGGACATGCACCTGTTAAACCATGATGGCAACATCACTGATGCTGCCAGCATAGCAGGGATTGTAGCTCTGTGCCATTTTCGCAGGCCAGATGTGTCTGTGCAAGGAGAGGAAGTAACTGTG TACACTCCTGAGGAACGTGATCCTGTCCCCTTGAGTATCCACCACATGCCCATTTGTGTCAGTTTTGCCTTCTTCCATCAAGG GACCTATTTGTTGGTGGATCCCACTGAACGTGAGGAGCGGGTGATGGATGGGCTGCTGGTAATTGCCATGAATAAACACCATGAAATTTGTACCATCCAGTCCAGTGGAGTGGTCATGCTGCTGCCAGATCAG ATTCTGAGGTGCAGTAAAATAACAGCTGTTAAGGTTGCAGAAATAACAGAACTGATTCAGAAAGCCTTGGAAAATGACCAGAAAGCCAG GAAAGAAGGCGGCAAGTTCGGCTTCGCAGAATCCATCCCCAACCAAAGGATCACTGCCTTCAAAATGGAGAGTGCTGCTGTGGACACCAACGACGTGGAAGAACAGGCTGGAGAAATCATTGCTAAAGCTGACCCTCCCTCAGAAGT TCCAGTAGTGCacactcctggcacagcccaaatTGGGGAAGGAATAGAGAGCTCCTGGGGAGACCTTGAAGAATctgagaaggaagaagcagcagaagaggaaggtGAAAGTGAGGCAGCTGCTTTTGAATGTGTGAAGGTGGAGACTGAGGATACAAGTACACTGAAGGAAACTAAGAGTG ATGAACCCATTGTTGTGTCTGACAGCGAGGAGGAAGAAGTTGTCATTCTGGAACCACAGGAACTACCAAGGAAAACAAG AACACAGGCCAGCTCCAAACAAGAAAATCCAAGTAAGAAAGCATTTaacaaaaggagaagaaagaagagaactTCTCGTTAA